The sequence tttattcTAAACTCTAAACCAAGTTTAGCACGTGCCCTGAAAGAGTTTGGAAAACAATGCATTTGTGATAACTCTGAAAACTAATAGTTGTCCCAAGAACATAGCTCAAGAagaaaaagtaaataataaCAGTCCTGATGAAGATGATCCAATCACTGACAAAGAGAACTTCTGATCAAAGTTGTAATCCTTGGTCAATAGGTCTGCACACGGTTAAAAACCGagcaatcaaaatttaaaagtagaaaCCTGCAAGACCGCTTACAACGTAGGAGAAGGCCTCTGCATTACAAACATGCTGCAACAAGTAGAGATTTCTAAGTATCAATACAACCTTCAAAAAAACAGACTACAAATTAAATGCCTCCATTTACTAAGTTTTCttagaattgaatagcactctcaattatatagaacgctctatatgtaccaagatataaatacgttatgattatccattgttacaatcctaatagtcaaagattctctatagatgatctacatcgaaaatggataaatttaccgttctacccttcaatgtatttcatccttaaaacacttagctacctataaatgatatttcagtttactaatataattactaaatgaggcctcaatcatttatctctattagcttctataagtatttagaagtgaaacaatgatttccttcgagcttggctgaatagagataaataatttatgcctcatttcagtgattatattagtttactgaaatatcatttataagtagctaagtgttttaaggataaaatacattgaagggtaaaacggtaaatttgttcttattcagtgtagatcatctatagctgatctttgactattaggatcaatgaataatcataacgtatctatatcttagtacatatagagcgttctatataattgagagtgcaattctaaatatatagtggcacaaggaggaattaataagttaaaaaatttacttggtgaattctagatctacttattagaagctcagttatataggcccatggtcccctcattagttgagataatactgatTGCATACtcaattaattagttttaattaatcaattataattctaaaattagactatatcttatttatgaattttcactaagcaatgacttaattttgaagaaaagaagttgtgaggtcaatttattaattaagagacttaatatggtctaattaataaataatataaatgacaattttatttgataattaattataattacaatagaacctctattcaagaatacacttgggaccaagtaaaCTATATTCTAATtaggaggttataactaaatagagttacactagaaaaaaaaattaaaaaaccaaaaaatatcaatgtaacaataataacaataaataatcattaatactatatcataatagaaatattttagagtaaatataatttcatacatgtattatataatttaaaataaaattattaattttacataaataaatttacaaaatacatgtatatattttattaagatgtaattattcttatatagaggtatactttgttaatacgtgactttaaaaatgtataactaattacaatttagaggttattcttatttataactggcccaaatcgggacttgatttttttataacaaattagaggttattcttgaatagagtgtattatataaatagttttggcatttataaaattgaattggaaaatatagtattattgaaagaagaataagtagttgaaataaagtggcaaaattataACTAGAAAGTGGTTCCTTTAGTGGTCGGCCTTAATGTGTTTTTTgtccaatattttattttttttaatccatataattccaCTCTAAActctagttgaaacactatataaTGTACATAATATTCTCATCTCATCGAAGACTTTTCAACCTACCAAATCTAGTTTTCACTCtctgacaactagtagatgagagacaccttcCATACAGTTTTcaagcctccttcattgttcttcatacTCGAGATTATAGTGATAGAGTGTCCTGCCACACATAGCAgatcaagtactcaatcatagtaggTAAGACGGTAGTAaccaacccgaaggagagaaagagatctaggctcagatcttgataatactttgcgacagaaaggaacaatggttagagatctgagcagaaggagtcattatattttgctgcaaccaatgtaaagtTTTCTAAATTCTTATgcgtttaatttcattgttatagagatattcatatttaggatgttaatcaacatacttgttagtaaatctagatcctggtaaaatattcccaataaTCATCCTCGTGGGAATTATCCCTGTTCAAGAGTCAGGAGGTCGAGTTCGGGACTGGGTCAATTTTATGTGAAATCTGAAGTCTAAAGGAGTAGATGTTGAGAGATTATTCCTTTACGCCTCAATTGTGGTTGATACGATCTGGCGAACTCATAATGACAAGGTACACAATAATTCTCTGTGTAACATTACACATTATATTGATTCTATTTCTACTTGGTACGGAGACTATGAATTTTGTTTGTATGCATCGACAAAGGATCTTGTGTCCCCTAGTTGGTCTCCACCACCGGAAGATTAGATCAAAGTCAACTATGATGTTAAAATTGGTGAAGATTCAATGTATGTGGGGCCCTAGCTCAAGATCACTTTGGGACAATTTTGTGGGTGGCGTCAAACATGCTCAATTTCTCTAATCCCCTCATTGGAGAAGATGTAACATGTCTATTAGCTTTGGAAACGACTATTAGAGAGCATTTCAAAAACAGTTATCAAGACGCTAAAGGGAGCTTGCTCTACTTAGGGTATTGATAACTATGCGCATCATTGTAAAATACTCTCTAACCTTTTGattagttgtaatttttcttttgttttgagaACTTGTAAGTTTGCAACTCATAATGTGGCAAAGTGAGCGTTTGTCAGAAGTAAATCTGGCTTAGTTGACCTGTCTTCTTCTATCCTAAGCAACATCGTTTATAATGACCATTAGATCTAACTCATAAATTCACACCACATATTCTTCTTCGGTAAATACAACTATTAGTTATTCGCTCATACAAGATTCGCATACCAAAACAAGGTGTACATATTCTAACATAATATTGTGATATTGCAGAGGCTACTTCAGCAAACCTAATTTTGTACTTGAGCAAATACCAAAAGGTTCAGTCAAGTTCACAATGTTATTGATTGTAATCCAACTTCTCTTAGCACTAATTATAGACTCAGAACTTGCAGTCTCAAGTTCAACTTCCAATTCAATGTTCCTCATCTAAGGAACGACTTGCACCCATTCGTACCTTACGGGAGTGGCGATTCATTGGTAATGTCAAAATCGtacctaaaaaaataaaaggttcATCAGTTATTTGCATTTGTGTGCTGTGGTCCCAAATTGTGCACCACTAGCAGTCAAAACATGTATCAAAATTCACACTCAAAATAATGGAGTGAGATAAGATAGTATACTTCTCAATAAAGATTCTCTGTTGCTGCTGCTCGGCGAAAGCAAAGAACTCTTCGATCTCCTGCGCTGTTGGGATATTCCTTCGTATTTCATTTCTCACCCTTTTGTTAGTTGCAATAGAACTTGGCCACCTCATGGTTGAACCCAGATTTCTTAAGATGTCCGACTCCCTTATCAAATTAGATGGTGTGCTTTCTCTGGTGCTCCTATAAAATCAGAGTGACAAAATACCCAAAATTAGcacttgtaaataaatttaatcacTTAAAAAATTAGCACTACTGCAGTCCACAGATCAAATATACCAGAGAAGAAAAGTCTGAAATCGCCCACccccaaccaaaaaaaaaattctcaatatTTTCTACTTATGATGGCCTAGTTTATATCCACATGGAACATAGAAGGGGGTTATACCGGACAAGTACCAAAACATTTAGGCATGAAACTACTCTTTGTCATCTAGTAATTTAGGATGTTTGGCCACAGAGCAAGTCCAAAGATTGGATCAAGACCCTTCAATGGAAAACATTACTTACAAATGCTACCATACATGTAGCTGTAGGCGAGCCTCTCAAACACCAACAAGCATTTTTAGTGAAATCTATGTCTCcattttgtaaatatatttttctccaTAGAactatatctatttttttttttttgctgaataCATAGAACTATACTTTAATACACAAAACTGGGAAACATATTTACATATTGTTGTATGTAATCAAAAGTTATACAATGATTACAAATATAACCTACTATCACTACTATAGTAATTTTATATTCCTTATTACAATTGCAAATCtatctcttcttttctttttttcttctttgtttaTAATATAAGAAAACCTCAAATCTTGATCATTAATTAAGGAGAAGAAGCTAGGCAGCTGCTAAACCCTTCATGATTCTCAGATTCATTGCACCCTTTTGTCTCtgagtaataattaatacacattctttcaaaaaataaaattaccaaTACACAAACCCAACATATTCTCCAAAGCCTTCACAGCAACTTACCGTAACTTTTGTACACCTTCACATTGATATTGTAAGAAAATCTTAAATTTCAGTaagaaaatcttatttttaatatcaaaattCACACATACTACAATGAATTCCAACAactcccaaaattaattatccaataaaataacatgtcattagaattaatatttaaacaAAAAACCAGATCTGAATATTTCTATTAATGCAAAGATGAGCAgaattaaagaagaaaagaagtatGAGATGGTGGGAAATGTACCGATGTTGTTCTGAGTCATTCATCGACATCAGCCACACGAAGAAGACTGAAACTTGACTTGACCTCAATCGCAGTCGTCCACCAGCGGCGGTTCTTCGAAGGGTTGGCAAAGCAGAGAGCAGGAGTGGTGGACCGGTTATCTGGTGCGAAGTCTTggctcaggcggaggacatCGATTTGGTGAACGCAGAGGGAAGAGCGATTTGTTGCAAGAGTGTTGATTTGGGGAAAGCAGAGGGCATGAGTCGTACGAAGTATTGTttgaggattttttttttttttagtaacttAAAAGAAATATTTCGGATAATATCCTTTTGGTAAATAAAATGGGTtgtggtttttcaaaaacaataataataataataataataataataataatatttagtaaaatttaCATGTGGATACattataatacaattaattactaatatatcatataaaatataaaagttcccttaccatgaattgtaacgaacattcttctttttcttagtttccctttttcttagttttttaatatctcactcttatatttgtataaatagctgttcaccccattagaataaacaactcaaaaattctcattcactttctctttctctcttcatcttcttcttctttcttctcatctactttatattattttatattattttataacacgttatcagcacgagtctctgcccaagcttcaagcatgagtctctgcccaagcttcaagcatgagtctctgcccaagcttcaagcatgagtctctgcctaagatccaatgtaagtattttgttaaagttcttgaattgtttcaaagtcacgatacactaaatatatatttatatatatactcatctcactgaaacaatttcaatgatctttttttttattttatttttatctatatatctatatattatatatgtatgtatatgtttctatatatttattattgatttcatatatatataatgttcttatcattcataatatttacaatatatgtgtacctatgatatgatagagaaaatctatataaattatacatatatccaaaagattatgtattatcgataaaatattgcatatatcctaaagattatgcatcatcgataaaatattgcatatatcctgaagattatgcatcatcgataaaaaattgtatatatcctgaagattatacatcctcgataaaatattgcatatatcctgatgattatgcgtcctcaataaaatcttgcatatatcctgaagattatgcaaacgtaatattcattatatagttgatggatatataatgaaagagatgaatacatacttatatatatgttcttgcattctttgaggacaatgaaaagtaatctaatatcgatatagattttgacaaacatttcctgaagtaaatgttttatatttgtcaaaaaaaaaaatgattgtatttatgtgaatacaactaaagaatcattaaaaatgattattattgatgcaattttatagtgggttttgaatacctaaaaagaatattaagataattgcattgaaacatcaaagtataagaataacaacgagcatgactaatgttatttaaatacatgaggcagtatttattgttcatcattccctgtagagaatgatacgaattgaagtcaattacttttaaagattcctcgtattagtcatgttattatacattgttattacttgcaatgttggaaattattgaatctgacatatattaaagattaaattttgcatacatcttggagactatgcaaaaaattgcattcatatattctttgaaatatcgtaaaagaaattgttgaataatttcttatattttttatggatgaacaagtaataaatttttaagaaatttataataatgttctaattgttcaacgtcattcccccaagtgaatgtaatgattttaaataattatttactaatcaaatatttccagaaaaagtggaaacaactaaaagatgagataccacacataatcaaagtgtataaaatctatatatcatgtgtggaattgaataatagtagtcgcgtacctgtagtacagacacacttataatcaagataaaagtatatttgattattgaatagaatgtgaattgtacaaatttattgtacatttagaatatttaaatatcattccctaaagagaatgaatagacatgaaattctatttcaaagaatatagatttcacatatattggcaatgccaaaagcaaattaatatatacatattttattatttcttgaaatcaatagtttcaaactattgttagtacagatatgtatatatatagttactatataattcagtttgcatattcccagaagtgaatatataacttactaacatttgttagtgatccaatataatcaaagtgataaagaatcacaaaatgattatttgaaaagtttcctgaagaagtcttacatacaattgctactttgagtagtaaaatatctttgtatgtacctagatgtataacttttatctagttatgaaagtgataagaaataacttattatatgtacttattgtacatttaaatatataatatatcaagtcatgataattagactgatgaatagtctattaataaattagacgacttgttaaaaagataccaggaaaaatgaatgatatattatggttatatctatttgaccattacaataacatgatgaagttgtcatgtattttttaaattatacacatcattgaattgatgatagtgattcctgaagaaatataaagtttgataaacataatagtgactcctgaagagtgtatatgttttggagaataatataattatattattcgtgtatataaaaatgaaactttttatgattacttatatgttgtagtgattttacattaccttgtgaaagtttcattgaaatacaaattatagtgaacctgaagttcatgaattgagttattttgacatgatcaatcatatgcaataaattgtcaaatgatttgactaaattttgttgaagaaccagaagattcttctcattattaatttataaggctcaaaagaagaatatgcatatatttgcacata is a genomic window of Cannabis sativa cultivar Pink pepper isolate KNU-18-1 chromosome 9, ASM2916894v1, whole genome shotgun sequence containing:
- the LOC115723208 gene encoding cyclin-dependent kinase inhibitor 3, with the protein product MSMNDSEQHRSTRESTPSNLIRESDILRNLGSTMRWPSSIATNKRVRNEIRRNIPTAQEIEEFFAFAEQQQQRIFIEKYDFDITNESPLP